The following coding sequences are from one Mycobacterium bourgelatii window:
- the murA gene encoding UDP-N-acetylglucosamine 1-carboxyvinyltransferase — protein MAERFVVTGGNRLSGEVAVGGAKNSVLKLMAATLLAEGTSTITNCPDILDVPLMAEVLRGLGATVELDGDVARITSPDEPKYDADFAAVRQFRASVCVLGPLVGRCKKARVALPGGDAIGSRPLDMHQAGLRQLGATCNIEHGCVVAYADTLRGAEIQLEFPSVGATENILMAAVLAEGVTTIHNAAREPDVVDLCTMLNQMGAQVEGAGSPTMTITGVPRLYPTEHRVIGDRIVAATWGIAAAMTRGDITVTGIDPSHLQLVLHKLHDAGATVTQTDDSFRVAQYERPKAVNVATLPFPGFPTDLQPMAIALASIADGTSMITENVFEARFRFVEEMIRLGADARTDGHHAVVRGLPQLSSAPVWCSDIRAGAGLVLAGLVADGDTEVHDVFHIDRGYPLFVENLRILGAEIERVH, from the coding sequence GTGGCGGAGCGATTCGTGGTAACTGGTGGCAACCGGTTGTCAGGCGAAGTCGCCGTCGGAGGTGCCAAGAACAGCGTCCTCAAGCTGATGGCGGCGACATTGCTGGCCGAGGGCACCAGCACTATCACCAACTGCCCCGACATCCTCGACGTGCCGTTGATGGCCGAGGTGCTGCGTGGCCTGGGCGCGACGGTGGAGCTCGACGGTGATGTGGCCCGCATCACCTCACCCGACGAACCCAAGTACGACGCCGACTTCGCGGCGGTGCGGCAGTTCCGCGCGTCGGTGTGTGTCCTGGGCCCGCTGGTCGGGCGCTGCAAGAAGGCCAGGGTCGCACTGCCCGGCGGCGATGCGATCGGGTCGCGCCCGCTAGACATGCACCAAGCGGGCCTGCGGCAGCTCGGTGCGACGTGCAACATCGAGCACGGCTGTGTAGTTGCTTATGCCGATACGTTGCGGGGTGCCGAGATTCAATTGGAGTTCCCCTCGGTGGGAGCTACGGAGAACATCCTGATGGCCGCGGTCCTCGCCGAGGGCGTCACGACCATCCACAACGCGGCGCGCGAGCCCGATGTCGTGGACCTGTGCACGATGTTGAACCAGATGGGCGCGCAGGTCGAGGGTGCCGGCTCGCCGACGATGACGATCACCGGCGTCCCGCGGCTGTACCCGACCGAGCACCGAGTGATCGGGGACCGCATCGTCGCTGCGACGTGGGGTATCGCGGCCGCCATGACGCGCGGCGACATCACAGTGACGGGAATAGATCCGTCGCATCTGCAGTTGGTGCTGCACAAGCTGCACGACGCGGGTGCCACCGTCACCCAAACCGACGACAGTTTCCGCGTCGCCCAATACGAGCGGCCCAAGGCGGTCAACGTCGCGACGCTGCCTTTCCCCGGATTCCCGACGGATTTGCAACCCATGGCGATCGCGCTGGCATCAATTGCCGACGGCACTTCGATGATCACCGAGAACGTGTTCGAAGCCCGGTTCCGGTTCGTCGAGGAGATGATCCGACTGGGTGCCGATGCCCGCACCGACGGACACCACGCGGTGGTGCGCGGACTGCCTCAACTGTCGAGCGCTCCGGTGTGGTGTTCGGACATCCGAGCCGGCGCCGGCCTGGTGCTGGCCGGCCTTGTGGCAGACGGCGATACGGAGGTCCACGACGTCTTCCACATCGACCGCGGCTACCCATTATTCGTCGAGAACCTGCGGATTTTGGGAGCGGAGATCGAGCGGGTACACTAA
- a CDS encoding cob(I)yrinic acid a,c-diamide adenosyltransferase, producing the protein MAVHLTRIYTRTGDDGTTGLSDFSRVSKTDERLVAYADCDEANSAIGVALALGGPDEQIAAVLRQIQNDLFDAGADLSTPVVENPEHPPLRITQAYIDRLEKWCDSYNEPLPALNSFVLPGGSPLSALLHVARTVVRRAERSAWAAVDAHREGVSVLPAKYLNRLSDLLFILARVANPDGDVKWKPGGGRGAS; encoded by the coding sequence ATGGCTGTCCACCTGACCCGCATATATACCCGGACCGGCGACGACGGGACCACCGGATTGAGTGATTTCTCGCGGGTGTCCAAGACTGACGAGCGGTTGGTGGCGTACGCGGACTGCGACGAGGCCAACTCCGCGATCGGCGTCGCCCTTGCCCTGGGCGGGCCGGACGAGCAGATCGCGGCTGTGCTCCGGCAGATCCAAAATGATCTGTTCGACGCGGGCGCGGACTTGTCCACCCCGGTGGTGGAGAACCCCGAGCATCCCCCGCTTCGTATCACGCAGGCCTATATCGATCGCCTCGAAAAATGGTGTGACAGCTACAACGAGCCGCTGCCGGCACTGAATTCTTTTGTGTTGCCGGGTGGTTCACCGCTGTCGGCGCTGTTGCACGTCGCGCGTACCGTGGTGCGCCGAGCCGAGCGCTCGGCGTGGGCCGCCGTGGACGCCCATCGCGAGGGCGTCAGCGTGCTGCCCGCGAAATACCTCAACCGACTGTCGGACCTGCTGTTCATCCTCGCGCGCGTGGCCAACCCCGATGGTGACGTGAAGTGGAAGCCGGGCGGCGGTCGCGGCGCAAGCTAG
- a CDS encoding DUF2550 domain-containing protein, which yields MSAPIIAMAVLVMVLGLAVLALSYRLWKLRQGGTAGIMRDIPAVGGHGWRHGVIRYRGGEAAFYRLSSLRLWPDRRLSRRGLEVVGRRGPRGDEYDIMTDEIVVLELRDTTQDRRTGYEIALDRGALTAFQSWLESRPSPRSRRRRV from the coding sequence ATGAGCGCGCCCATTATCGCTATGGCCGTGCTCGTCATGGTGCTGGGCCTTGCGGTACTGGCGCTCAGCTATCGGTTGTGGAAGCTGCGCCAGGGCGGAACGGCGGGCATCATGCGCGACATCCCCGCCGTCGGCGGTCATGGCTGGCGTCACGGTGTAATCCGTTACCGCGGCGGCGAAGCGGCTTTCTACCGGTTGTCCAGCTTGCGCTTGTGGCCGGATCGCCGGCTCAGCAGGCGTGGGTTGGAGGTCGTGGGCAGGCGCGGGCCACGCGGCGACGAATACGACATCATGACCGACGAGATCGTCGTTCTGGAGCTGCGCGACACCACGCAGGACCGCCGCACGGGGTACGAAATCGCCTTGGACAGAGGGGCGTTGACCGCGTTTCAGTCCTGGCTGGAGTCCCGTCCGTCGCCACGTTCGCGCCGGCGCCGGGTCTGA
- a CDS encoding F0F1 ATP synthase subunit epsilon, with the protein MAVLNVQIVAVDRQIWSGEATFLFTRTTVGEIGILPNHIPLVAQLVDDAMVRVEREDGEDLRIAVDGGFLTVTEDGISVLAESAEFEKDIDESAARQDAESDDPKTAARGRARLRALGVID; encoded by the coding sequence ATGGCCGTATTGAACGTTCAGATCGTCGCGGTCGACCGCCAGATTTGGTCGGGCGAGGCGACGTTCCTGTTCACTCGCACCACCGTTGGTGAGATCGGCATCCTCCCCAACCACATTCCGTTGGTGGCGCAGTTGGTCGACGACGCCATGGTGCGCGTCGAACGGGAAGACGGAGAGGACCTGCGCATCGCGGTCGATGGTGGCTTCTTGACGGTCACCGAAGACGGCATCAGCGTGCTTGCTGAGTCAGCCGAGTTCGAGAAGGACATCGACGAGAGCGCAGCCAGGCAGGATGCCGAGTCCGACGACCCGAAGACGGCCGCTCGGGGGCGCGCGAGATTGCGCGCTCTCGGCGTGATCGACTAA
- the atpD gene encoding F0F1 ATP synthase subunit beta, producing MTATSETTDKKSGGSDTNGRVVRITGPVVDVEFPRGSVPGLFNALHADIPFESLKKTLTLEVAQHLGDNLVRTISMQPTDGLVRGVEVTDTGRSISVPVGEKVKGHVFNALGRCLDEEGYGEDFDHWSIHRKPPAFEDLEPRTEMLETGLKVVDLLTPYVRGGKIALFGGAGVGKTVLIQEMINRIARNFGGTSVFAGVGERTREGNDLWVELKEADVLKDTALVFGQMDEPPGTRMRVALSALTMAEWFRDEAGQDVLLFIDNIFRFTQAGSEVSTLLGRMPSAVGYQPTLADEMGELQERITSTRGKSITSMQAVYVPADDYTDPAPATTFAHLDATTELSRSVFSKGIFPAVDPLASSSTILDPGVVGEEHYRVAQEVIRILQRYKDLQDIIAILGIDELSEEDKQLVNRARRIERFLSQNMMAAEQFTGQPGSTVPVKETIEAFDKLTKGDFDHVPEQAFFLIGGLEDLAKKAETYDVKL from the coding sequence ATGACTGCCACTTCAGAAACGACTGACAAGAAGTCGGGCGGCTCCGACACCAACGGTCGCGTGGTTCGGATCACGGGTCCCGTTGTCGACGTTGAATTTCCGCGCGGCTCCGTACCGGGACTGTTCAACGCGTTGCATGCCGACATCCCTTTCGAGTCGCTGAAGAAGACGCTCACGCTGGAGGTGGCGCAGCACCTGGGCGACAACTTGGTGCGCACCATCTCGATGCAGCCCACCGACGGCTTGGTGCGCGGCGTCGAGGTCACCGACACGGGTCGTTCGATCTCGGTGCCGGTGGGCGAAAAGGTCAAGGGCCACGTCTTCAACGCGTTGGGCCGCTGCCTGGACGAGGAGGGGTACGGCGAGGACTTCGACCACTGGTCGATCCACCGCAAGCCGCCGGCCTTCGAGGACCTGGAGCCCCGCACCGAGATGCTCGAGACGGGCCTGAAGGTCGTCGACCTGCTGACCCCGTACGTGCGTGGCGGCAAGATCGCGCTGTTCGGCGGTGCCGGCGTGGGTAAGACGGTGCTGATTCAGGAGATGATCAACCGTATTGCCCGTAACTTCGGTGGCACTTCGGTTTTCGCCGGCGTGGGGGAGCGGACCCGTGAGGGCAACGACCTCTGGGTCGAGCTGAAGGAAGCCGACGTCCTCAAGGACACCGCGCTGGTGTTCGGTCAGATGGACGAGCCGCCCGGCACCCGTATGCGGGTGGCCCTGTCCGCGCTGACCATGGCGGAATGGTTCCGTGACGAAGCCGGCCAGGACGTGCTGCTGTTCATCGACAACATCTTCCGGTTCACCCAGGCCGGCTCGGAGGTGTCGACGCTGCTCGGTCGTATGCCGTCCGCGGTGGGTTACCAGCCGACGCTGGCGGACGAGATGGGCGAGCTGCAGGAGCGCATCACCTCGACCCGAGGCAAGTCGATTACGTCCATGCAGGCCGTGTATGTGCCCGCCGACGACTACACCGACCCGGCGCCGGCAACCACCTTCGCCCACCTGGACGCCACCACCGAGCTGTCGCGTTCGGTGTTCTCCAAGGGCATCTTCCCCGCGGTGGACCCGCTCGCATCCAGCTCAACGATCCTGGACCCCGGCGTCGTCGGCGAAGAGCACTACCGGGTTGCGCAGGAAGTCATCCGAATCCTGCAGCGCTACAAGGACCTCCAGGACATCATCGCCATTCTGGGTATCGACGAGCTGTCCGAAGAAGACAAGCAGTTGGTCAACCGGGCGCGGCGCATCGAGCGATTCTTGTCGCAGAACATGATGGCCGCCGAGCAGTTCACCGGCCAGCCAGGTTCCACGGTGCCGGTGAAGGAGACCATCGAAGCGTTCGACAAGCTGACCAAGGGCGACTTCGACCACGTACCCGAGCAGGCCTTCTTCCTGATCGGCGGCCTTGAGGACCTGGCTAAGAAGGCCGAGACCTACGACGTCAAGCTGTGA
- a CDS encoding F0F1 ATP synthase subunit gamma, whose product MAATLRELRGRIRSAGSIKKITKAQELIATSRIGKAQARLEAARPYNFLLTSTLLTLSAEAALDHPLLVERENPTRAGVLVVSSDRGLCGAYNSSIFRRSEELFSLLREEGKEPVLYTVGRKAQNYFSFRHWDIKQAWTGFSEQPQPENASEIADTLVTTFMAGRDDDDDNADGVEGVDELHIVYSEFKSMMSQQAVAHRIAPLVVEYVEEEETGPHTLYSFEPDATTLFEALLPRYLTTRVYAALLESAASELASRQRAMKSATDNADDLIKDLTLQANRERQAQITQEISEIVGGANALADASK is encoded by the coding sequence ATGGCTGCCACACTTCGTGAACTTCGTGGCCGGATTCGGTCGGCGGGCTCGATCAAGAAGATCACCAAGGCCCAGGAACTGATCGCGACCTCGCGCATCGGCAAAGCTCAGGCTCGGCTGGAAGCCGCACGGCCCTACAACTTCCTGCTCACCTCGACGTTGCTGACCCTGTCCGCAGAGGCGGCGCTGGACCATCCATTGCTCGTCGAACGCGAAAACCCGACGCGGGCGGGCGTTCTGGTGGTGTCCTCGGACCGCGGTCTGTGCGGCGCCTACAACTCCAGCATCTTCCGCCGGTCGGAGGAGTTGTTCTCCCTGCTGCGGGAGGAAGGCAAGGAGCCGGTTCTGTACACGGTCGGCCGCAAGGCCCAGAACTACTTCTCATTCCGGCACTGGGACATCAAGCAGGCTTGGACGGGTTTCTCCGAGCAACCCCAGCCCGAGAACGCGTCGGAAATCGCCGACACTCTGGTCACCACCTTCATGGCGGGCCGAGATGACGACGACGACAACGCCGACGGGGTAGAGGGCGTCGACGAATTGCACATTGTCTACTCGGAATTCAAGTCGATGATGTCGCAGCAAGCCGTGGCGCACCGGATCGCGCCGTTGGTCGTGGAGTACGTCGAGGAAGAAGAAACCGGTCCGCATACCCTGTACTCCTTTGAGCCGGACGCGACGACGTTGTTCGAGGCCTTGTTGCCGCGCTACCTGACGACGCGGGTGTACGCCGCACTGCTGGAATCTGCGGCATCAGAACTGGCCTCGCGCCAACGCGCCATGAAGTCGGCGACCGATAACGCCGACGATTTGATCAAGGACCTGACGCTGCAAGCGAACCGCGAGCGGCAGGCCCAGATCACCCAAGAGATCAGCGAAATCGTCGGTGGCGCAAACGCGCTCGCCGACGCCTCCAAATAG
- the atpA gene encoding F0F1 ATP synthase subunit alpha, whose protein sequence is MADLTISADDIQSAIEEYVSSFTSDTSREEVGTVVDAGDGIAHVEGLPSVMTQELLEFEGGVLGVALNLDEHNIGAVILGDFDKIQQGQQVKRTGDVLSVPVGDAFLGRVVNPLGQPIDGGGDIDTDIRRALELQAPSVVQRQGVKEPLQTGIKAIDAMTPIGRGQRQLIIGDRKTGKTAVCVDTILNQRKNWETGDEKKQVRCVYVAIGQKGTTIAAVRQALEEGGAMDYTTIVAAPASDSAGFKWLAPYTGSAIAQHWMYDGKHVLIVFDDLTKQAEAYRAISLLLRRPPGREAYPGDVFYLHSRLLERCAKLSDELGGGSLTGLPIIETKANDISAYIPTNVISITDGQCFLESDLFNQGVRPAINVGVSVSRVGGAAQIKAMKEVAGSLRLDLSQYRELESFAAFASDLDETSKKQLARGERLVELLKQPQFQPMAVEEQVVSIFLGTGGHLDSVPVEDVKRFEAELLDHIRASEEGFLEEIRKTEKLGEEAENKLVDIINHFKKGFSTSSGESVVRDEHVEALDEEELEKESVKVKKEKPKPKDKKGKK, encoded by the coding sequence ATGGCCGACTTGACAATCTCCGCTGATGACATTCAGAGCGCGATTGAAGAGTACGTAAGTTCGTTCACCTCCGACACCTCCCGCGAAGAGGTGGGCACCGTCGTCGACGCGGGGGACGGTATCGCTCACGTCGAGGGTTTGCCCTCTGTGATGACGCAGGAGCTGCTCGAGTTCGAGGGCGGAGTCCTCGGTGTCGCCCTCAACCTGGACGAGCACAACATCGGCGCGGTCATCCTCGGTGACTTCGACAAAATCCAACAGGGCCAGCAGGTCAAGCGCACCGGCGACGTGCTGTCCGTGCCGGTCGGTGACGCGTTCCTGGGCCGCGTGGTCAACCCGCTGGGCCAGCCGATCGATGGGGGCGGTGATATCGACACCGACATCCGGCGCGCGCTCGAGTTGCAGGCGCCGTCGGTGGTGCAGCGCCAGGGCGTTAAGGAGCCGCTGCAGACCGGCATCAAGGCGATCGACGCCATGACGCCGATCGGCCGCGGGCAGCGTCAGCTGATCATCGGTGACCGCAAGACCGGCAAGACTGCGGTCTGCGTGGACACGATCCTCAACCAGCGCAAGAACTGGGAGACCGGCGACGAGAAGAAGCAGGTGCGCTGCGTCTACGTGGCCATCGGTCAGAAGGGCACCACGATCGCCGCCGTGCGCCAGGCCCTGGAGGAGGGCGGCGCGATGGACTACACCACCATCGTCGCGGCCCCGGCTTCCGACTCGGCCGGCTTCAAATGGCTTGCGCCGTACACAGGTTCGGCGATCGCGCAGCACTGGATGTACGACGGCAAGCATGTGCTGATCGTTTTTGACGACCTGACCAAGCAGGCCGAGGCCTACCGTGCGATCTCGCTGCTGCTGCGCCGCCCGCCGGGTCGCGAGGCTTACCCGGGCGACGTCTTCTACCTGCATTCCCGGTTGTTGGAGCGCTGCGCCAAGCTGTCCGACGAGCTCGGTGGCGGTTCGTTGACCGGGCTGCCGATCATCGAGACGAAGGCCAACGACATCTCGGCCTACATTCCGACCAACGTCATCTCGATCACCGACGGGCAGTGCTTCCTGGAGAGCGACCTGTTCAACCAGGGCGTCCGGCCGGCCATCAATGTCGGTGTGTCGGTTTCCCGCGTCGGTGGCGCCGCGCAGATCAAGGCGATGAAGGAAGTGGCCGGTTCGCTGCGTCTGGACCTGTCTCAGTACCGCGAACTGGAATCCTTCGCAGCGTTCGCTTCGGACCTCGACGAAACGTCGAAGAAGCAGCTGGCACGCGGCGAGCGTCTGGTCGAGCTGCTCAAGCAACCGCAGTTCCAGCCGATGGCCGTTGAGGAGCAGGTCGTTTCGATCTTCCTGGGTACCGGCGGCCACCTGGACTCGGTGCCTGTCGAGGACGTCAAGCGCTTCGAAGCCGAGCTGCTGGACCACATACGGGCCTCCGAGGAAGGGTTCCTCGAAGAGATTCGCAAGACCGAAAAGCTCGGCGAGGAAGCCGAAAACAAGCTCGTTGACATCATCAACCACTTCAAGAAGGGCTTCTCGACCAGCAGCGGCGAGTCGGTGGTGCGTGACGAGCACGTCGAAGCTCTCGACGAAGAGGAGCTCGAGAAGGAGTCCGTGAAGGTCAAGAAGGAAAAGCCGAAGCCCAAGGACAAGAAGGGCAAGAAGTAG
- a CDS encoding F0F1 ATP synthase subunit B/delta, with product MPNIIGPTFIGQLIGFALIVLLVVRYVVPPVRRLMSDRQEMVRRQLEDSLKATKRLTESTTAHSQAVQRAKEEAERLVEEAKADSERISEQLQAQAESDAERIKAQGVRQVELLRIQMTRQLRLELGHESVRQAKELVRDYVADEERRSATVDRFLDELDDMAPEPSDVESPVLARMRSASRRALGNLVDRFDTIAKDLDESALEKLADELVSVAAMLNREVVVTRYLTTPAEEASPRVKLIERLVSGKVADSTLDILKTAVSERWSANGDLIDALEHVSRQALLEVAQRQDRVDEVEDQLFRFSRIVDTQPRLAILLGDQTTPAERRVELLRNVLDSASGDVNKIAAALLSHTVELLRGHQPANEAILFLAEVAVARRGEIVAQVSAAAELSDAQRTRLGEVLSRIYGHPVAVQLQVDADVLGGLLISVGDEVIDGTLKSRLAAAEAQLPD from the coding sequence ATGCCTAATATTATCGGGCCTACTTTTATTGGCCAACTAATCGGATTTGCGCTCATCGTGCTGCTGGTTGTGCGGTATGTCGTTCCGCCGGTGCGTCGCTTGATGTCTGACCGGCAGGAGATGGTGCGTCGGCAGTTGGAAGATTCGCTGAAGGCCACCAAGCGGCTGACCGAGTCGACCACAGCGCACAGCCAAGCCGTCCAACGGGCAAAGGAAGAGGCGGAGCGCCTCGTCGAAGAGGCCAAGGCCGACTCCGAGCGGATTTCCGAGCAGCTACAGGCGCAGGCTGAGTCTGACGCGGAACGCATCAAGGCACAGGGCGTGCGCCAGGTGGAACTGCTCCGGATCCAGATGACTCGTCAGCTCCGGCTGGAGCTGGGCCACGAATCCGTGCGCCAGGCAAAGGAATTGGTGCGCGACTACGTGGCCGACGAGGAACGGCGTTCGGCCACCGTGGACCGGTTCCTCGATGAGCTGGACGACATGGCGCCCGAGCCGTCCGACGTCGAGTCACCCGTGCTGGCAAGAATGCGCTCTGCGAGTCGGCGCGCTCTGGGTAACCTCGTCGACCGGTTCGACACCATCGCCAAAGATCTCGACGAGTCTGCGCTGGAAAAGCTGGCCGACGAGCTGGTTTCGGTCGCGGCGATGCTGAACCGCGAAGTTGTCGTGACGCGGTACCTCACCACGCCTGCCGAAGAGGCCTCGCCGCGAGTCAAACTCATCGAGCGCCTGGTATCGGGCAAGGTTGCCGATTCCACGCTCGACATCCTCAAGACAGCGGTTTCCGAGCGTTGGTCGGCTAACGGCGATCTGATCGATGCCCTCGAGCACGTCTCGCGACAAGCGCTGCTAGAGGTCGCCCAACGCCAGGATCGGGTCGACGAGGTCGAGGACCAGCTGTTCCGTTTCTCGCGCATCGTCGACACGCAGCCGCGCCTGGCCATCCTGCTGGGCGACCAGACCACCCCGGCCGAGCGCCGCGTCGAATTGCTACGCAACGTGCTCGACAGCGCCAGCGGCGACGTTAACAAGATCGCCGCGGCATTGCTGTCCCACACGGTCGAGCTGTTGAGGGGTCACCAGCCGGCGAATGAAGCCATCTTGTTCCTGGCAGAAGTCGCCGTAGCGCGCCGCGGCGAGATCGTCGCCCAGGTCAGCGCGGCCGCCGAACTCAGCGATGCGCAACGCACCCGTCTTGGCGAGGTGCTGAGCCGCATCTACGGGCATCCGGTGGCGGTGCAGCTTCAGGTGGATGCCGATGTGCTTGGCGGCCTTCTGATTTCGGTGGGCGACGAGGTGATCGACGGCACGTTGAAGTCACGCTTGGCCGCCGCCGAAGCCCAGTTGCCCGACTAA
- a CDS encoding F0F1 ATP synthase subunit B: MGPEGEVRGLASAVDVLAEGQKNFLIPDATFFFVLAIFLVVLGVISTWVVPPILRVLRERDAMVAKTVSDSKKASDQFAAAESDYEAAMKEARAQAGTFRDNARTEGRKVIEQARSRAEQEVASTLATANEQLKRERDSVEMDLRANVGTMSATLASRILGVDVAPSGTTR; the protein is encoded by the coding sequence ATGGGTCCTGAAGGCGAAGTGCGCGGTCTTGCTTCGGCTGTTGACGTCCTAGCGGAAGGCCAGAAGAACTTCCTCATTCCCGACGCCACGTTCTTCTTTGTGCTGGCGATCTTCCTGGTCGTGCTCGGCGTCATCAGCACCTGGGTGGTGCCACCGATCCTGCGGGTGCTGCGGGAACGCGATGCCATGGTTGCCAAGACGGTCTCGGACAGCAAGAAGGCGTCCGATCAGTTCGCCGCCGCGGAGTCCGACTACGAAGCAGCCATGAAGGAAGCCCGAGCTCAGGCGGGTACGTTCCGCGACAACGCCCGGACCGAGGGTCGCAAGGTGATCGAGCAGGCGCGCTCCCGGGCGGAGCAGGAAGTGGCATCGACATTGGCAACGGCCAACGAGCAATTGAAGCGGGAAAGGGACTCCGTCGAAATGGACTTGCGTGCCAACGTCGGAACCATGTCGGCCACGCTGGCCAGTCGAATCCTCGGAGTCGACGTCGCCCCGTCAGGTACGACTAGGTAG
- a CDS encoding F0F1 ATP synthase subunit C: MDPQILSGALIGGGIIMGGGAIGAGIGDGIAGNALISGVARQPEAQGRLFTPFFITVGLVEAAYFINLAFMALFVFATPGAQ; this comes from the coding sequence GTGGATCCCCAAATCCTTTCCGGCGCCCTCATCGGCGGTGGGATCATCATGGGTGGCGGCGCCATTGGTGCCGGTATCGGTGACGGTATCGCCGGTAACGCGCTGATTTCCGGGGTTGCCCGCCAGCCCGAGGCGCAGGGACGGTTGTTTACGCCGTTCTTCATCACCGTTGGTCTGGTTGAGGCAGCCTACTTCATCAATTTGGCGTTCATGGCGTTGTTTGTCTTTGCCACTCCGGGCGCCCAGTAA
- the atpB gene encoding F0F1 ATP synthase subunit A, translated as MTESIVAAEIEVGHHRTAELLGFTVNIDTILSTAIAAAIVIALAFYLRSKVTSTDVPSGVQLFFEAITIQLRGQVESAIGMRIAPFVLPLAVTIFVFILISNWLAVLPVQYEEDGKSTELLSSAAADINYVLALALFVFICYHAAGIWRRGIIGHPVKVVKGHVTLLAPINIVEELAKPISLSLRLFGNIFAGGILVALIAMFPWYIMWLPNAIWKSFDLFVGAIQAFIFALLTILYFSQAMELEEDHH; from the coding sequence ATGACTGAATCGATCGTGGCCGCTGAAATCGAGGTTGGTCACCACCGCACGGCCGAATTGCTTGGGTTCACCGTCAACATTGACACGATCCTGTCGACAGCCATCGCCGCGGCGATCGTGATCGCACTGGCCTTTTATTTGCGGTCCAAGGTCACCTCGACGGACGTGCCGAGTGGAGTGCAGCTGTTCTTCGAGGCAATCACCATTCAGCTTCGTGGCCAGGTCGAAAGTGCCATCGGCATGCGGATCGCACCGTTTGTCCTCCCGCTCGCGGTCACCATTTTCGTGTTCATCCTGATCTCGAACTGGCTTGCTGTTCTCCCGGTGCAGTACGAGGAAGACGGCAAGTCGACCGAATTGCTGTCATCGGCGGCAGCGGACATCAACTACGTGCTGGCGCTGGCCCTGTTCGTCTTCATCTGCTATCACGCGGCGGGCATTTGGCGCCGGGGAATTATCGGACACCCCGTGAAGGTCGTGAAGGGACACGTCACGCTGCTTGCGCCGATCAACATCGTCGAAGAGCTTGCGAAGCCGATCTCGTTGTCGCTCCGTCTTTTTGGCAACATCTTCGCCGGCGGGATTCTGGTTGCTCTGATCGCAATGTTCCCGTGGTACATCATGTGGCTGCCAAATGCGATCTGGAAATCGTTCGACCTGTTCGTCGGTGCCATCCAGGCGTTCATTTTCGCGCTGCTGACGATCCTGTACTTCAGCCAGGCCATGGAGCTCGAAGAAGACCATCACTAA
- a CDS encoding ATP synthase subunit I: MTTPAQDAPLVFPSVAFRPVLLLVISAGVTAVALLLTGLNGQVKIGAFFGLGMLLGLLNALLVRRSVTSITAKDHPLKSTMALNSASRLAIITVIALVIAYIFRPSGLGVMFGLALFQVLLVAATALPVWKKLRTGRPAAEAVGTEGRSSDD, from the coding sequence GTGACGACACCAGCGCAGGACGCGCCGTTGGTGTTTCCGTCCGTTGCTTTTCGTCCAGTTCTTCTGCTGGTCATCAGCGCTGGCGTGACGGCGGTGGCGCTGCTCCTCACCGGACTGAATGGTCAAGTGAAGATCGGTGCGTTCTTCGGCCTCGGGATGCTGCTGGGTTTGCTCAACGCGCTCCTGGTGCGGCGGTCGGTAACCTCGATTACCGCGAAAGACCATCCGTTGAAAAGCACGATGGCTCTGAACTCGGCGTCGCGGCTCGCGATTATCACCGTCATCGCGTTGGTCATCGCCTACATCTTCCGGCCTTCCGGATTGGGCGTGATGTTTGGACTGGCACTCTTCCAGGTGTTACTAGTGGCAGCGACCGCATTGCCGGTCTGGAAGAAACTGCGAACGGGGCGACCGGCAGCGGAAGCGGTAGGGACGGAGGGACGCAGCAGCGATGACTGA